A window of the bacterium genome harbors these coding sequences:
- a CDS encoding zf-TFIIB domain-containing protein has protein sequence MKCPDCQGELKQIDCKGIMIDECIKCKGKWFDRDELQKAKDRADDDLRWLDFDPFGEDAKKLSTFSQGKICPKCFGIMLALKYMDSQVLIDKCSGCKGVWLESGELAKIILYLENKVNTKTEKEYVKDTFRQFIEIFTGQEGLISEVKDFLVVFYLLRLRIAVEHPNLVKASDKTYETVPWL, from the coding sequence ATGAAATGTCCGGATTGCCAAGGTGAGTTAAAACAAATTGATTGCAAGGGTATTATGATTGACGAATGTATTAAGTGTAAAGGCAAATGGTTTGATAGAGATGAACTACAAAAAGCAAAAGATAGAGCAGATGATGATTTAAGATGGCTTGACTTTGACCCTTTTGGAGAAGATGCGAAAAAATTAAGCACTTTTTCACAAGGAAAGATTTGCCCTAAATGTTTTGGAATAATGTTGGCTTTAAAATATATGGATTCCCAAGTTCTTATTGATAAATGCTCAGGTTGCAAAGGTGTTTGGTTGGAATCGGGCGAATTAGCAAAAATAATCCTATACTTGGAAAATAAGGTAAACACGAAAACAGAGAAGGAATATGTCAAAGATACGTTCAGGCAGTTTATAGAAATTTTTACCGGTCAGGAAGGGTTAATATCCGAAGTAAAAGATTTTCTGGTGGTGTTTTATCTTTTGCGATTAAGAATTGCTGTTGAACATCCCAATCTTGTCAAAGCTTCGGACAAAACATACGAAACCGTCCCGTGGTTGTAA
- a CDS encoding glycine zipper 2TM domain-containing protein, translating to MRGNAFIICLVIVGMLMSGCATTSTKTREGAGIGAILGGVAGAVIDKDNPWRGGVVGAAAGALIGGAIGSIRDQAAQEAAEENRTVQYTRTMDNGTREIIRATPYGYTENGDYKLVRTQVIRDGIVVSEEVKRVPMY from the coding sequence ATGAGAGGAAATGCATTTATAATATGTCTTGTAATTGTTGGGATGTTGATGAGTGGTTGTGCTACTACTTCAACAAAAACGAGGGAAGGCGCGGGAATAGGCGCAATTCTCGGTGGTGTTGCGGGTGCTGTTATAGATAAAGACAATCCTTGGCGTGGCGGTGTTGTAGGAGCGGCGGCAGGCGCACTTATAGGAGGCGCTATAGGCAGTATACGGGATCAGGCGGCGCAGGAAGCGGCAGAAGAGAACAGGACCGTTCAGTATACGAGAACAATGGATAACGGCACACGGGAGATAATTAGGGCAACACCATACGGATATACCGAAAATGGTGACTATAAATTAGTAAGGACTCAGGTTATCCGCGACGGCATAGTAGTAAGCGAGGAAGTTAAAAGAGTTCCGATGTATTAA